The Streptomyces nitrosporeus genome includes a window with the following:
- a CDS encoding LOG family protein, translated as MNALHLAGPASDRAREGLTAVFFGGVRPASCEEEKLAEEIGRALAQAGYSLLHGGYNGLMEAAARGAASEGALVTAVTLISKHDEWGAFNPHATTSVRLPDLGTRLNHYLDHADLVVAMGGGIGTLHELTAAVYYATTIRPVPIFLAGPTAQRLLAFLREEKWLYETPTRPLGFLSTAESAEVFRDRLAALDTLDTLDTAPIGGA; from the coding sequence GTGAACGCGCTCCACCTCGCGGGCCCGGCCTCCGACCGGGCCCGCGAGGGTCTGACCGCCGTCTTCTTCGGCGGGGTCCGTCCCGCCTCCTGCGAGGAGGAGAAGCTGGCCGAGGAGATCGGCCGGGCCCTGGCCCAGGCCGGCTACTCCCTCCTGCACGGCGGCTACAACGGCCTGATGGAGGCCGCCGCGCGCGGGGCCGCCTCCGAAGGAGCCCTGGTCACCGCGGTGACCCTGATCAGCAAGCACGACGAGTGGGGCGCGTTCAACCCGCACGCCACCACATCCGTCCGCCTGCCCGACCTCGGCACCCGGCTCAACCACTACCTGGACCACGCCGACCTGGTCGTCGCCATGGGCGGAGGCATCGGCACTCTCCACGAGCTGACCGCCGCCGTCTACTACGCGACGACCATCCGGCCCGTACCGATCTTCCTCGCCGGGCCGACCGCCCAGCGCCTGCTCGCCTTCCTACGCGAGGAGAAGTGGCTGTACGAGACCCCGACCCGGCCCCTCGGATTCCTCAGCACCGCCGAGTCCGCCGAGGTCTTCCGCGACCGCCTCGCCGCTCTCGACACGCTCGACACGCTCGATACGGCACCGATCGGAGGAGCATGA
- a CDS encoding orotate phosphoribosyltransferase, translating to MTTSTRLPDLTVRLAETALVTAPFHLSDGGRIDSYFDEYRLAADPELLRDTAAAMAALVPSDAQLLAGIELGGVPLVVALSAATGLPAVFVRRRPKGYGSRRQIEGATFIGRRTVLVDDVVRSGGQLLAMARTLRIAGAPVADALCVLERPLGGRALLAEHNVTLHSLLTEDDLVVSQTGDPS from the coding sequence ATGACCACCAGCACCCGGCTGCCCGACCTCACCGTCCGGCTCGCCGAAACCGCCCTCGTCACGGCCCCCTTCCACCTCTCCGACGGCGGGAGGATCGACAGCTACTTCGACGAGTACCGTCTGGCCGCCGATCCCGAGCTCCTGCGCGACACCGCCGCCGCCATGGCCGCCCTCGTCCCCAGCGACGCCCAGCTGCTGGCCGGGATCGAGCTCGGGGGTGTCCCTCTCGTCGTCGCCCTGTCCGCCGCGACCGGGCTGCCCGCCGTGTTCGTGCGCCGCCGCCCGAAGGGATACGGCTCCCGACGGCAGATCGAGGGCGCTACCTTCATCGGCCGACGGACCGTGCTCGTCGATGACGTGGTCCGCTCCGGCGGGCAGCTGCTCGCCATGGCCCGCACCTTGCGGATCGCCGGAGCGCCGGTCGCCGACGCGCTGTGCGTCCTTGAGCGCCCACTGGGCGGCCGGGCACTGCTGGCCGAGCACAACGTCACCCTCCACTCCCTGCTCACCGAGGATGACCTGGTCGTATCGCAGACGGGTGACCCGTCGTGA
- a CDS encoding HAD family hydrolase: MKRAVLFDLDGVLVDSRHAQLATLAGFATSALGRRVTIADLPAGAATIPREHVLAELGYAGAINPDSWDAATATATLTAEVFPFVAGTLAALRAADVGTGIVTLRSRQRVDWFLPPNILGLIDVVVCYEDAAPKPAPDGLLLALDKLGVSPGDAVFIGDMESDMHAARAAGVTPIGSGWGFSGPSTLTRAGAAVVLPHADDLAGTLLSLTGTGRRGA; this comes from the coding sequence GTGAAGCGGGCTGTGCTGTTCGACCTCGACGGCGTCCTCGTCGACAGCCGCCACGCCCAGCTCGCCACACTGGCGGGCTTCGCGACCTCCGCCCTCGGTAGACGTGTCACCATCGCCGACCTGCCGGCCGGGGCCGCGACCATCCCGCGCGAGCACGTGCTCGCCGAGCTCGGCTACGCCGGGGCGATCAACCCGGACAGCTGGGACGCGGCGACGGCCACCGCCACCCTCACCGCCGAGGTGTTCCCGTTCGTGGCCGGCACGCTCGCCGCGCTGCGCGCCGCCGACGTCGGCACCGGCATCGTGACCCTGCGAAGCCGCCAGCGGGTCGACTGGTTTCTGCCGCCCAACATCCTCGGTCTGATCGACGTCGTCGTCTGCTACGAGGACGCGGCACCGAAGCCCGCGCCGGACGGCCTCCTGCTCGCCCTCGACAAGCTCGGCGTGTCACCCGGCGACGCCGTGTTCATCGGGGACATGGAGTCCGACATGCACGCGGCCCGCGCGGCCGGCGTGACGCCGATCGGTTCCGGCTGGGGCTTCTCCGGCCCGTCGACGCTCACCCGGGCCGGCGCCGCCGTCGTGCTCCCCCACGCCGACGACCTCGCCGGAACGCTCCTGTCCCTGACGGGCACCGGGCGGCGGGGCGCATAA
- the alaS gene encoding alanine--tRNA ligase: MRSTQIRSTFLDFFTSRGHRQVPSSPLIPSDPTLLLANAGMNQFKPYFLGEVTPDFPRATTIQKCARTSDIDNVGRTNRHATFFEMMGNFSFGDYFKADAIAFAWELLTQGYNLEKDRLWITVYQDDDEAEQLWRKVGVPAERIQRLGMEDNFWSMGVPGPCGPCSEVNYDRGPAFGREGGPAVDGERYVEIWNLVFMQYQRGEGDGKGDFPILGDLAQQSIDTGLGLDRLAAILQDVENVCGTDLLHPTLTTVQELAGRDYPGSGEEKVSFQVVAEHARSIAYLIADGVLPAKDGRGYVLRRLMRRAIRHARLLGIDQPVLAPATASVIGNLGDVWPELTAQAALIEQVVTAEEESFTRTLAQGTRLLNAAITRSRDNRSTTLTGDTAFELHDTFGFPVELTIEAARDAGLTVDENRFTDLLTEQQRRAKAGGKAKTAEALRRQDAYRELSARHGRTDFVGYDRLDAEATVLGVVSDGTVVPGADQGTSVELVLDRSPFYAESGGQVGDTGTICTADGALLEVLDTKLGLEGFHVHTVRVAEGEIRTGQQAEALVNGTRREAVARSHSATHVLHAMLRRTLGAHARQHGSLVDAGRLRFDFAHFSAVDRPQLAAIETLVNDSLLADPEVRVWHASRAEAEAAGATALFGEKYGDHVRIVDIGDFSRELCGGTHIGHGSNAGPVRIVGEASIGSNLRRIEALTGRDALDYYDTERRLLEELSALLGTRPQDAPDALRKRLDALASAERELSRLREAELRDRAQQLAASARAVAGGRIVAKKVTGLGPDELRTLAQHTTSHLDTGHAIVVLGTEHQGKALLAAAITRSLHDTGIDASRILIPAARTVGGGAGGKGPVASAGGRRTEALDEALTIAAQDAARALG; this comes from the coding sequence ATGCGCTCGACGCAGATCCGCTCCACCTTCCTGGACTTCTTCACCTCGCGCGGCCACCGCCAGGTCCCGTCCAGCCCGCTCATCCCGTCCGATCCGACGCTGCTGCTCGCCAACGCCGGCATGAACCAGTTCAAGCCGTACTTCCTCGGCGAGGTCACCCCGGACTTCCCCCGCGCCACCACCATCCAGAAGTGCGCCCGCACCTCCGACATCGACAACGTCGGCCGGACCAACCGGCACGCCACGTTCTTCGAGATGATGGGCAACTTCTCCTTCGGCGACTACTTCAAGGCCGACGCCATCGCCTTCGCCTGGGAACTCCTCACCCAGGGCTACAACCTGGAGAAGGACCGCCTCTGGATCACCGTCTACCAGGACGACGACGAAGCCGAACAGCTCTGGCGGAAGGTCGGCGTCCCCGCCGAGCGCATCCAGCGCCTGGGCATGGAGGACAACTTCTGGTCCATGGGCGTCCCCGGCCCGTGCGGTCCCTGCTCGGAGGTCAACTACGACCGGGGACCGGCCTTCGGCCGCGAGGGCGGACCGGCCGTCGACGGCGAGCGGTACGTGGAGATCTGGAACCTCGTCTTCATGCAGTACCAGCGCGGCGAGGGCGACGGGAAGGGCGACTTCCCGATCCTCGGTGACCTCGCCCAGCAGAGCATCGACACCGGCCTCGGCCTCGACCGCCTGGCCGCGATCCTCCAGGACGTCGAGAACGTCTGCGGCACCGACCTCCTCCACCCCACCCTCACCACGGTCCAGGAACTCGCCGGCCGCGACTACCCCGGCAGCGGCGAGGAGAAGGTCTCCTTCCAGGTCGTCGCCGAGCACGCCCGCTCGATCGCGTACCTGATCGCCGACGGCGTCCTGCCCGCCAAGGACGGCCGCGGGTATGTCCTGCGCCGCCTGATGCGCCGCGCGATCCGCCACGCCCGCCTGCTCGGCATCGACCAGCCCGTCCTCGCCCCGGCCACCGCCAGCGTCATCGGCAACCTCGGCGACGTCTGGCCCGAGCTGACCGCCCAGGCCGCCCTCATCGAGCAGGTCGTCACCGCCGAGGAGGAGTCCTTCACCCGCACCCTCGCCCAGGGCACCCGGCTCCTCAACGCCGCCATCACCCGCAGCCGCGACAACCGGTCCACGACCCTCACCGGAGACACCGCCTTCGAGCTCCACGACACCTTCGGCTTCCCCGTCGAGCTCACCATCGAAGCCGCCCGAGACGCCGGCCTCACCGTCGACGAGAACCGCTTCACCGACCTGCTCACCGAGCAGCAGCGCCGTGCCAAGGCTGGTGGCAAGGCCAAAACCGCCGAGGCCCTGCGCCGCCAGGACGCCTACCGCGAACTGTCCGCCCGCCACGGCCGTACCGACTTCGTCGGCTACGACCGCCTCGATGCCGAGGCCACCGTCCTCGGCGTCGTCTCCGACGGTACGGTCGTGCCGGGCGCCGACCAGGGCACCAGCGTCGAACTGGTCCTGGACCGCAGCCCGTTCTACGCCGAGTCCGGCGGCCAGGTAGGCGACACCGGCACCATCTGCACCGCCGACGGCGCGCTCCTGGAGGTCCTGGACACCAAGCTCGGCCTGGAGGGCTTCCACGTCCACACGGTCCGCGTCGCCGAAGGCGAGATCCGCACCGGGCAGCAGGCCGAAGCCCTCGTGAACGGCACCCGCCGCGAGGCCGTCGCCCGCTCCCACTCCGCCACCCACGTGCTGCACGCCATGCTCCGCCGAACCCTCGGCGCCCACGCCCGCCAGCACGGCTCCCTCGTCGACGCCGGCCGCCTCCGCTTCGACTTCGCCCACTTCTCCGCCGTCGACCGCCCCCAGCTCGCCGCCATCGAGACCCTCGTCAACGACAGCCTCCTCGCCGACCCCGAGGTACGCGTCTGGCACGCCTCACGCGCCGAAGCCGAGGCCGCCGGGGCGACCGCCCTGTTCGGCGAGAAGTACGGCGACCACGTCCGCATCGTCGACATCGGCGACTTCTCCCGCGAGCTCTGCGGCGGCACCCACATCGGCCACGGCTCCAACGCCGGCCCCGTCCGCATCGTCGGCGAAGCCTCCATCGGCTCCAACCTCCGCCGCATCGAAGCCCTCACCGGCCGCGACGCCCTCGACTACTACGACACCGAGCGCCGCCTCCTCGAAGAGCTCTCCGCCCTCCTCGGCACCCGCCCCCAGGACGCCCCCGACGCCCTCCGCAAGCGCCTCGACGCCCTCGCCTCCGCCGAGCGGGAGCTCAGCCGCCTCCGCGAGGCCGAGCTGCGCGACCGCGCCCAGCAGCTCGCCGCCTCCGCCCGCGCGGTTGCCGGCGGCCGGATCGTCGCCAAGAAGGTGACCGGACTCGGCCCGGACGAGCTCCGTACCCTCGCCCAGCACACCACCAGCCACCTCGACACAGGCCACGCCATCGTCGTCCTGGGCACCGAGCACCAGGGCAAGGCCCTGCTGGCCGCCGCCATCACCCGCAGCCTGCACGACACCGGTATCGACGCCAGCCGCATCCTCATCCCGGCCGCCCGCACGGTCGGCGGTGGAGCTGGCGGCAAGGGCCCCGTCGCCAGCGCCGGCGGCCGCCGCACCGAAGCCCTGGACGAGGCGCTCACGATTGCTGCTCAGGATGCCGCCCGCGCCCTCGGTTAG
- a CDS encoding GNAT family N-acetyltransferase — MDGSPADRSERLGSRESVVVRSFAEGDSVAHLTRLLHRAYSAHAAEGRVFFASYQSVEDTAYRLRQGECWVALQGSELVGTVTVAAPHEAPDGYPAPAGSGAFWQLAVDPSYRGAGLGKRLLALAEERIAALGSAQVVIDTSAEAVDLVGWYRRRGYVPVGSWRWGVTNYESVVLLKELAPGGHGL, encoded by the coding sequence GTGGACGGATCACCAGCAGACAGGTCGGAACGGCTCGGCAGCCGTGAATCCGTCGTGGTCCGGTCATTCGCCGAGGGTGACTCCGTTGCGCACCTGACGCGTCTGCTTCACCGCGCCTACTCCGCCCATGCGGCCGAAGGTCGAGTCTTCTTCGCCTCATATCAGTCGGTGGAGGACACGGCCTACAGGCTGCGCCAGGGTGAGTGCTGGGTAGCTCTGCAGGGAAGCGAGCTGGTGGGCACCGTGACGGTGGCAGCTCCGCATGAAGCCCCGGACGGGTACCCGGCTCCAGCGGGATCAGGAGCGTTCTGGCAGCTTGCGGTGGACCCCTCGTACCGGGGGGCGGGTCTTGGCAAGCGACTGCTGGCCCTGGCGGAGGAACGTATTGCCGCGCTCGGGTCGGCGCAGGTAGTGATCGATACGTCGGCCGAGGCGGTCGATCTGGTCGGTTGGTACCGCAGGCGTGGCTACGTGCCGGTCGGGTCCTGGCGGTGGGGCGTGACGAACTACGAGAGCGTGGTGCTCCTGAAGGAGCTGGCGCCCGGCGGACACGGGCTGTGA
- a CDS encoding DNA cytosine methyltransferase: MTDLHVVEICAGAGGQALGLERAGFEHALAVELDANAASTLRRNRPAWHVVEGDVADPGTWTPEDYRTVNGEQLDLLAGGVPCPPFTIAGKQLGATDERDLFAWAVNLAERVRPKALLLENVRGLSANRFAAYRQNVLDTLQSAGYAAQWKLLHAADFGVPQLRPRFVLVALLPEYAEYFSWPEELPDARLTVGEALECLMAAKGWEGAKAWADGADDIAPTIVGGSKKHGGADLGPTRAKAAWAKLGVDAKGVADEAPEPGWKPAEGKPGPKLTVEMVARIQGWKPEDKWFFEGRKTTTYRQVGNAFPPPVAEAVGRSIARALRKEGERNELVEATETVHDPVYKLLRGMERPLGIDQIIKRLEKYGQHMSEPEVERHLAHLERDFIITRVPRSSGALGYQLGEFKAFVGQEGHQRHELFAVNQAKIS, encoded by the coding sequence ATGACGGATCTGCATGTGGTCGAGATCTGCGCGGGAGCGGGTGGCCAGGCCCTCGGTTTGGAGCGCGCAGGCTTCGAGCATGCCCTGGCGGTAGAGCTCGACGCGAATGCCGCCTCCACGCTTCGCCGGAACCGTCCGGCCTGGCATGTGGTGGAAGGGGATGTAGCAGATCCCGGAACATGGACCCCTGAGGACTACCGCACCGTGAACGGCGAGCAGCTGGACCTGCTCGCCGGCGGTGTCCCATGCCCCCCGTTCACGATCGCGGGCAAGCAGCTCGGGGCAACGGACGAGCGCGATCTGTTCGCCTGGGCGGTCAACCTCGCCGAGCGGGTGCGGCCGAAGGCGCTGCTGCTGGAGAACGTCCGGGGGCTGAGCGCCAACCGCTTCGCGGCATACCGCCAGAACGTCCTGGACACCTTGCAGAGCGCAGGCTACGCAGCGCAGTGGAAGCTGCTCCATGCTGCCGACTTCGGTGTTCCCCAGCTCCGCCCGCGCTTCGTGCTCGTAGCGCTCCTTCCTGAGTACGCAGAGTATTTCTCCTGGCCGGAGGAACTTCCCGATGCCCGTCTGACCGTGGGGGAGGCGCTTGAGTGCTTGATGGCGGCCAAGGGCTGGGAAGGTGCAAAAGCCTGGGCTGACGGAGCAGACGACATCGCGCCCACCATCGTGGGCGGATCGAAGAAGCACGGTGGCGCCGACCTCGGCCCGACCCGGGCCAAGGCAGCGTGGGCGAAACTCGGCGTAGATGCTAAGGGCGTCGCAGACGAAGCACCTGAACCAGGCTGGAAGCCTGCTGAGGGCAAGCCCGGGCCGAAACTCACCGTCGAGATGGTCGCGCGCATCCAAGGGTGGAAGCCCGAAGACAAGTGGTTCTTCGAAGGGCGCAAGACAACCACCTACCGGCAGGTGGGCAACGCCTTCCCGCCGCCCGTCGCCGAGGCTGTCGGGCGGTCCATCGCCCGAGCCCTGCGGAAGGAAGGCGAGCGGAATGAGCTCGTGGAAGCGACGGAGACGGTCCACGACCCGGTGTACAAGCTGCTCCGCGGCATGGAGCGCCCTCTCGGCATCGATCAGATCATCAAGCGGCTGGAGAAGTACGGGCAGCACATGTCCGAGCCGGAAGTCGAAAGGCATCTCGCCCACTTGGAGCGGGACTTCATCATCACGCGCGTCCCGCGCTCCAGCGGGGCGCTGGGATACCAGCTCGGCGAATTCAAGGCATTCGTCGGGCAGGAAGGCCATCAGCGGCATGAGCTCTTCGCGGTGAACCAGGCGAAGATCAGCTGA
- a CDS encoding very short patch repair endonuclease: MSEKEAAGELPQWQPPEGSWASSAANRRSMLGNRNRDTAPELLLRSLVHAAGLRYRVAAKPLPKMRRTADMVFRPVKVAVFIDGCFWHGCPEHFVMPKTNRPYWEDKIGRNVQRDRDTDDRLSEAGWLVLRFWEHLDPEACARTVVDAVTARRQEAAALKRQGRPTLPPGGEGRGAAVS, from the coding sequence ATGAGCGAGAAGGAAGCAGCGGGAGAGCTCCCGCAGTGGCAACCCCCTGAGGGTTCGTGGGCCTCGTCGGCGGCGAACCGGCGGAGCATGCTCGGCAACCGAAACCGCGACACTGCGCCGGAGCTGCTTCTGCGCTCCTTGGTACATGCTGCGGGGCTCCGCTACCGCGTCGCTGCCAAGCCGCTTCCGAAGATGCGCCGCACGGCTGACATGGTCTTCCGGCCTGTGAAGGTGGCGGTCTTCATCGACGGCTGCTTCTGGCACGGCTGCCCGGAGCATTTCGTCATGCCCAAGACCAACCGACCGTATTGGGAGGACAAGATCGGCCGCAACGTCCAGCGCGACCGCGATACGGACGACCGCCTCAGCGAGGCCGGCTGGCTAGTGCTCCGCTTCTGGGAGCATCTCGATCCGGAGGCGTGCGCCCGCACTGTCGTCGACGCGGTCACCGCGCGGCGGCAGGAGGCTGCGGCGCTGAAGCGCCAGGGCAGGCCGACCCTGCCGCCGGGCGGCGAAGGGCGTGGTGCAGCGGTCAGCTGA
- a CDS encoding NaeI family type II restriction endonuclease, protein MQTPLWPLGDDGNEADRELAAVARSLLAADPDGRRMAAAVRRSIDMLLDGQHTGRYRWGQLYKTEKAHLGTLIEINLQREFGFADGRDMDYSIAGIDVDCKYSQTLGAWMIPPEALGHLLLVVWASDERSSWSAGLVRALPERLNSGGNRDAKKTLSAAGRQAVKWLFDRAPLQENMLLRLSGPDIDAIFSHKSGQRRVDELFLRAQGRRVSRTVVATVAMQEDYMKRVRYNGGSRSRLQPRGIVILGHYSSHGRIAEALGLPVPGPGESVSARLAEVRPEHGAAPRVELEGREWVLAGPADPEQAVPKLPEI, encoded by the coding sequence ATGCAGACCCCGCTGTGGCCTCTCGGCGACGACGGCAATGAGGCAGACCGCGAGCTGGCTGCTGTGGCGCGGAGCCTCCTTGCGGCCGATCCGGACGGCCGCAGAATGGCCGCAGCGGTCCGGCGGAGTATCGACATGCTGCTGGACGGGCAGCACACAGGCCGCTATCGCTGGGGGCAGCTGTACAAGACGGAGAAGGCACACCTCGGCACGCTGATCGAGATCAACCTGCAGCGCGAATTCGGGTTCGCAGACGGCCGCGACATGGACTACTCGATCGCCGGGATCGACGTCGATTGCAAGTACTCCCAGACCCTGGGCGCCTGGATGATCCCCCCGGAGGCTCTCGGCCACCTGCTGCTTGTGGTCTGGGCCAGCGATGAGCGGTCGAGCTGGTCCGCCGGCTTGGTGCGTGCCCTGCCTGAGCGGCTGAACAGTGGCGGCAACCGGGATGCCAAGAAGACTTTGAGCGCCGCGGGGCGCCAGGCAGTGAAGTGGCTTTTCGACCGGGCTCCGCTCCAGGAGAACATGCTGCTGAGGTTGTCCGGGCCGGACATCGACGCGATCTTCTCCCACAAGAGCGGACAGCGTAGGGTGGACGAGCTCTTCCTGCGCGCCCAGGGCCGACGCGTCAGCCGGACGGTTGTCGCGACCGTGGCCATGCAGGAGGACTATATGAAGCGGGTGCGCTACAACGGCGGGTCGCGTTCGCGGCTCCAACCCCGCGGCATCGTGATCCTGGGCCACTACTCCAGCCACGGCCGGATCGCTGAAGCACTCGGTTTGCCGGTGCCCGGTCCGGGCGAGTCTGTAAGCGCGCGGCTCGCTGAGGTACGGCCCGAGCACGGTGCGGCTCCGCGAGTGGAACTCGAAGGGCGGGAGTGGGTCCTCGCCGGGCCTGCTGATCCAGAACAGGCTGTACCGAAGCTGCCGGAGATATGA
- a CDS encoding DEAD/DEAH box helicase encodes MAGEPSLTIGFDVTRTRASLRTVPACRSALGQMIASFPSGRMTDRLSAVVPVDSFLASISALASWPEPESVVWEEDFRRLVTEMLDTADAAERLLSGEVGEDAVTADQIPTLLGASWKAPLAPFQLRDTARLLSMGNGANFSVPGAGKTRVSMAVFSALRERGEVSRILVVSPKSAFEAWRYEADACFAEPLQAHVMGKGSPPSADLLIVNYERLHGALPALSDWLRAAPAMLVVDEAHRMKLGGAGVWGAACLALGPLSRVRMILSGTPAPNGAKDLENLLSFVWPGHGRRVVTQAVDGGDLAYASQVLRPMFTRTTKAELGLPPVELRLRRLAMPPLHEEIYEALKAGGKVSARAAADRMDFQALGKAVLRMLMAATSPALLVGGSTRYEPLEFRVPPLQASENAPLSELLHRLPEYEVAPKYEEVLAIVAENASLGRKTLVWASFVRSITSLQRLLAPFQPAAVHGGTQDREAELRRFREDPDCSVLISNPATLGEGISLHQDCHDAVYIDRDFQAGRFLQSLDRIHRLGLSPDAETRITVLAAAGTVDEIVAMRLAKKLEFMGRILDDPAVRELSDPEEEAPVAAGMDAADMRAVLEHLETGAL; translated from the coding sequence ATGGCAGGCGAGCCCAGTCTGACGATCGGGTTCGACGTCACGCGTACCCGGGCATCGCTGAGGACGGTGCCTGCCTGCCGCAGTGCTCTCGGGCAGATGATCGCCAGCTTTCCCAGCGGACGGATGACAGACCGGTTGTCGGCCGTAGTCCCCGTGGACAGCTTCCTTGCGAGCATCAGCGCGTTGGCTTCCTGGCCTGAACCAGAAAGCGTCGTCTGGGAGGAGGACTTCCGACGTCTCGTCACGGAGATGCTCGACACCGCTGACGCGGCCGAGAGGCTGCTCAGCGGTGAGGTCGGCGAGGACGCTGTCACCGCCGACCAGATTCCTACCCTGCTCGGGGCAAGCTGGAAGGCCCCTCTGGCCCCGTTCCAGCTGCGAGACACGGCTCGGCTGCTCTCGATGGGCAACGGGGCTAACTTCAGCGTGCCCGGAGCTGGGAAGACCCGGGTCTCCATGGCTGTCTTCTCAGCACTGAGAGAGCGGGGCGAGGTGTCCCGCATCCTCGTGGTCAGCCCGAAGTCGGCGTTCGAAGCATGGCGGTACGAAGCCGATGCGTGCTTTGCTGAGCCGCTCCAGGCGCATGTGATGGGCAAGGGCTCTCCTCCCTCTGCCGATCTCCTCATCGTCAACTACGAGCGCCTGCACGGGGCGCTGCCTGCGCTCTCCGATTGGCTCAGAGCAGCTCCTGCAATGCTTGTCGTCGACGAAGCCCACCGGATGAAGCTGGGGGGGGCCGGCGTCTGGGGCGCAGCTTGCCTCGCGCTCGGTCCGCTCAGCCGCGTTCGCATGATCCTCAGCGGCACGCCGGCACCGAACGGTGCCAAGGACCTGGAGAACCTCCTGTCCTTCGTGTGGCCAGGCCACGGGCGCAGAGTGGTGACCCAGGCCGTCGACGGCGGCGACCTCGCCTATGCGAGCCAGGTACTGAGACCCATGTTCACTCGTACGACAAAAGCAGAGCTGGGGCTGCCGCCGGTAGAGCTCCGGCTGCGGCGGCTGGCGATGCCGCCTCTGCACGAAGAGATCTACGAGGCGCTCAAGGCCGGAGGCAAGGTCTCTGCGAGGGCCGCTGCCGACCGCATGGACTTCCAGGCTCTCGGCAAAGCAGTGCTGCGCATGTTGATGGCTGCGACCAGCCCTGCCCTTCTAGTAGGCGGATCAACTCGGTACGAGCCTCTCGAGTTCCGCGTCCCGCCATTGCAGGCTTCGGAGAACGCCCCTCTGTCGGAACTCCTCCACCGCCTTCCGGAGTACGAGGTAGCACCCAAGTACGAGGAGGTCTTGGCCATCGTTGCGGAGAATGCCTCACTGGGGCGGAAGACCCTGGTCTGGGCGAGCTTCGTCCGCAGCATTACGTCTCTGCAGCGGCTGCTGGCGCCCTTCCAGCCTGCTGCGGTCCACGGTGGCACCCAGGACCGAGAAGCAGAGCTCCGCCGGTTCAGGGAGGATCCTGACTGCTCCGTCCTCATCTCGAACCCTGCGACCCTCGGCGAAGGCATCAGCCTGCACCAGGACTGCCATGACGCGGTCTACATCGATCGCGATTTCCAGGCTGGCCGCTTTCTGCAGAGCCTGGACCGCATCCACCGCCTTGGGCTGAGTCCTGACGCCGAGACCAGGATCACCGTGCTCGCAGCCGCGGGCACGGTCGACGAGATCGTCGCCATGAGACTGGCGAAGAAGCTGGAATTCATGGGCAGGATCCTGGACGACCCCGCAGTGCGCGAGCTCAGCGATCCGGAGGAAGAAGCCCCTGTTGCCGCAGGGATGGACGCGGCCGATATGCGGGCCGTCCTCGAGCATCTTGAAACGGGCGCGCTGTAG